A region from the Mucilaginibacter sp. CSA2-8R genome encodes:
- a CDS encoding DUF2723 domain-containing protein has product MNYSKINNLFGWLAFLIAAITYTLTLEPSTSFWDCGEFIACIYRLQVAHQPGAPLFTMIGKAFSLLSFGDVTKVAFWTNMASALASAATILFLFWSITMLAKKILVKKAEDLDTTNLILIIGSGLVGALAYTFSDTFWFSAVESEVYAQSSLCTAVVFWAILKFDAHADEPQADRWIVFIAYIMGLSIGIHLLNLLVIPVAALIFYFRRSKNVTASGTIWSFILGVVVLGLVLWGIIQFTVKGAAYADLLFVNTLGFSFNSGAIVFYLLVLITLIAGLYYSVTTSKAALFTAIAAFVAALTISAGIVGFIAAGAVLAFLEYVLKVREKRYSLNMVLICTLFILFGYSSFVMIVIRAKAGTNLNNSDPQDAFALNSYLNRDQYGETPLVYGQYFDGKPVDQTEGGTLYRRGDTKYEIAGKKLKTTYDHNTVFPRIFDNDPNKSAFYREWLQMSQDEVPTMKHNMGFFFSWQVQQMYNRYFLWNFWGRTNDMDGQNNSNGTDGNFISGLNFGKALPYTVTQSKAYNRLFALPFIIGILGLFYHFQRSKRDAGVVAVLFFFTGLAIVLYLNQNPLQPRERDYAYAGSFYVFTIWIGLGVLFIADLLRKVVSPKVGAGIATVVCLLAAPVLMANQEWDDHDRSTKLTPHDMASNYLNSCAPNAILFTYGDNDTYPLWFAQEVEGIRPDVRIVNLSLLGTDWYIRQMKQKMNDSEPLPITMPNNKFASGVRDIIYWNEQMNVKDTTELKEVFDFITSDNPDTKVQYESGLSQNYLPTKNFKITVNPEDVISSGTVSANQKADIVPAITWKMNSNYVTKDNLALIDILSHNNWKRPVYFAITVGSENMMGLDKYLHDEGFAYHLQPLKPDTAQNAPDPMNTLVMYNNMMTKFKWGNMKNAKYLDHESVTMFLPIIQKQFNSLIANLTKEGHQDLAIKALNRYAEVMPDEIPYSEIALRKFYLTNNAYNLNQTALAVKWTNQLDDFVTNLLDYNYKIMQNGGGELNQRDVQLGMYVLNGLMEYTTIHKQTALFNKLSAQFKGYEAKFGNVLGGQQ; this is encoded by the coding sequence ATGAATTATTCTAAGATCAATAACCTGTTTGGCTGGCTGGCCTTTTTAATTGCCGCCATTACTTACACCTTAACACTCGAACCATCTACCAGCTTTTGGGATTGCGGCGAATTTATTGCCTGTATTTACCGTCTGCAAGTAGCTCACCAGCCAGGTGCCCCGTTGTTTACCATGATTGGTAAAGCATTTTCATTACTCTCTTTCGGTGATGTAACTAAAGTGGCTTTCTGGACTAACATGGCTTCGGCCCTGGCAAGTGCCGCTACTATACTGTTCTTGTTTTGGAGTATTACCATGCTGGCCAAAAAAATATTGGTTAAAAAAGCCGAAGACCTGGATACTACCAATCTCATTTTAATTATAGGATCGGGTTTGGTAGGCGCATTGGCTTATACTTTTTCAGATACGTTTTGGTTTTCGGCAGTTGAGTCTGAGGTTTATGCGCAATCGTCTTTGTGTACCGCTGTTGTATTCTGGGCTATTTTAAAATTTGATGCTCATGCTGATGAGCCGCAGGCCGACCGCTGGATTGTATTTATTGCCTACATCATGGGCTTATCCATCGGTATACACTTGCTAAACTTACTGGTTATACCGGTTGCAGCTTTAATTTTTTACTTTCGCCGTTCAAAAAATGTTACTGCATCGGGCACCATCTGGAGCTTTATTTTAGGTGTGGTTGTATTGGGTTTGGTGCTTTGGGGCATTATACAGTTTACTGTTAAAGGCGCTGCCTATGCCGATTTATTGTTTGTGAATACCCTTGGCTTTAGCTTTAACAGCGGCGCTATTGTATTTTATTTACTGGTGCTTATTACTTTAATTGCCGGTTTGTACTACTCAGTAACTACATCAAAAGCAGCTTTATTTACAGCCATAGCAGCTTTTGTGGCGGCATTAACCATTAGTGCTGGCATAGTGGGCTTTATTGCTGCCGGTGCGGTATTAGCCTTTTTAGAATATGTTTTAAAAGTACGCGAAAAACGCTACTCGCTAAACATGGTGCTGATCTGCACACTGTTTATTTTGTTTGGTTACAGCTCGTTTGTGATGATTGTAATACGTGCTAAAGCCGGTACTAATTTAAACAACAGTGACCCGCAGGATGCCTTTGCCTTAAACAGCTACCTGAACCGCGACCAGTACGGCGAAACACCATTGGTGTATGGCCAGTACTTTGACGGCAAGCCGGTTGACCAGACTGAGGGTGGCACGTTGTATCGCCGTGGTGATACTAAATACGAAATAGCTGGCAAAAAGCTTAAAACTACTTACGATCATAACACGGTATTCCCTCGCATATTTGATAACGATCCTAATAAATCGGCATTTTACCGCGAGTGGCTGCAGATGAGCCAGGACGAAGTTCCGACCATGAAGCATAATATGGGTTTCTTCTTTAGCTGGCAGGTACAGCAAATGTATAACCGTTATTTTCTATGGAATTTTTGGGGCCGTACCAACGACATGGATGGTCAGAATAATAGTAACGGAACCGACGGTAACTTTATTAGCGGTTTAAACTTTGGTAAAGCGCTGCCTTATACGGTAACCCAGAGTAAAGCCTATAACCGTTTATTTGCACTGCCGTTCATCATAGGCATATTGGGCTTATTCTATCACTTTCAGCGCAGCAAGCGCGATGCCGGTGTGGTAGCAGTATTGTTTTTCTTTACCGGTTTGGCTATTGTTTTATACCTTAACCAAAACCCGTTACAGCCACGCGAACGTGATTATGCGTACGCCGGTTCGTTTTACGTATTTACCATATGGATTGGCTTAGGCGTATTGTTTATTGCTGATTTACTGCGTAAGGTAGTTAGCCCAAAAGTTGGCGCCGGTATTGCCACTGTAGTTTGTTTGCTGGCAGCACCTGTACTGATGGCTAACCAGGAGTGGGATGACCATGACCGTTCTACCAAGCTTACGCCGCACGATATGGCCAGCAACTACCTAAACTCTTGCGCGCCGAACGCTATTTTGTTTACTTATGGCGATAATGACACTTACCCATTATGGTTTGCCCAGGAAGTGGAAGGTATACGCCCCGACGTTCGTATTGTAAACTTAAGTTTGCTGGGTACTGATTGGTACATCCGCCAAATGAAACAAAAGATGAATGATTCGGAGCCGTTGCCTATTACCATGCCTAACAATAAGTTTGCATCGGGTGTACGCGATATTATATACTGGAACGAGCAGATGAATGTTAAAGATACCACAGAACTTAAAGAGGTATTTGATTTTATCACCTCTGACAACCCAGACACTAAAGTTCAATATGAAAGTGGTTTATCACAGAACTATCTGCCTACCAAAAACTTCAAGATTACAGTTAACCCAGAGGACGTGATTAGTTCGGGCACAGTATCGGCCAATCAAAAAGCCGACATTGTACCAGCCATTACCTGGAAGATGAACTCAAATTATGTCACTAAAGACAACCTGGCTTTAATAGACATTTTGTCGCACAATAACTGGAAACGCCCTGTTTATTTTGCCATTACCGTAGGCAGCGAAAACATGATGGGCTTGGATAAATATTTACATGATGAAGGTTTTGCTTACCACCTGCAGCCATTAAAACCAGATACCGCTCAAAATGCCCCTGACCCAATGAATACTTTGGTAATGTATAACAACATGATGACCAAGTTTAAATGGGGCAACATGAAAAATGCCAAATATTTAGATCATGAATCGGTTACGATGTTTTTACCTATTATTCAGAAGCAGTTTAACTCATTAATTGCCAACCTGACTAAAGAAGGGCACCAGGATTTAGCTATTAAGGCGCTGAACCGTTATGCTGAGGTAATGCCGGATGAAATTCCTTATAGTGAAATTGCTTTGCGTAAGTTTTATTTAACCAACAATGCATACAATTTAAATCAAACCGCACTGGCTGTGAAGTGGACTAACCAACTGGATGATTTTGTTACCAACCTGCTTGATTACAACTATAAAATTATGCAAAATGGCGGTGGTGAACTGAACCAGCGCGATGTTCAATTAGGAATGTACGTTTTAAACGGATTAATGGAGTATACCACCATCCATAAACAAACAGCATTGTTTAATAAGCTAAGCGCACAGTTTAAAGGCTACGAAGCTAAGTTTGGCAATGTGCTTGGCGGTCAGCAATAA
- a CDS encoding ribose-phosphate pyrophosphokinase: protein MPLQFNPVKLFSGSGTQDLATKIAKVYGRDLGDLTLSKFSDGEFQPYINESVRGCDVFFIQSTYPPTDNLMELLMMIDAARRASAHYVTAVIPYFGLARQDRKDKPRVAIGAKLVANLLTAAGANRVMTMDLHAAQIQGFFDIPVDHLDASIIFVPYIKSLALPNLTIASPDMGGSYRARTFAKFFNAEVVICDKRRKRANEIESMTVIGDVTGQDIVLIDDICDTAGTLAKAAGLIMERGANSVRAVCTHPLLSGKAYETIENSALTELIVTDTIPLKQECSKIKVLSTAELFGKAIANVNEHASISQLFRID from the coding sequence ATGCCTTTACAGTTTAATCCGGTTAAATTGTTTTCGGGCTCAGGTACACAAGACCTGGCCACTAAGATAGCCAAAGTGTATGGTCGTGATTTAGGCGATCTTACTTTGTCGAAGTTTAGCGATGGCGAGTTTCAGCCTTATATCAACGAGTCGGTTAGGGGATGTGATGTGTTTTTTATACAATCAACCTACCCGCCAACTGATAACCTGATGGAACTGCTCATGATGATTGATGCCGCACGCCGTGCATCAGCCCATTATGTAACTGCCGTAATCCCGTATTTCGGTTTGGCACGTCAGGATCGTAAAGATAAACCACGTGTAGCTATCGGCGCCAAGCTGGTTGCCAATCTGCTTACCGCAGCAGGCGCTAACCGGGTAATGACGATGGATTTGCATGCTGCGCAGATACAAGGGTTTTTTGATATACCGGTAGATCACCTGGATGCTTCGATTATTTTTGTGCCTTACATTAAAAGTTTGGCGCTGCCTAATTTAACCATTGCTTCGCCGGATATGGGAGGCTCGTACCGGGCACGTACCTTTGCTAAGTTTTTTAATGCCGAGGTAGTAATTTGTGATAAACGCCGTAAGCGGGCCAACGAAATTGAAAGTATGACTGTGATTGGTGATGTTACCGGGCAGGACATTGTACTGATTGATGATATTTGTGATACTGCAGGCACATTGGCTAAAGCAGCAGGTTTAATTATGGAGCGTGGCGCTAACAGCGTACGTGCTGTATGTACTCACCCGCTTTTATCAGGTAAGGCTTACGAAACGATTGAGAATTCGGCTTTAACCGAGCTGATTGTTACAGATACCATTCCGTTAAAGCAAGAGTGCAGCAAGATAAAAGTTTTATCAACTGCCGAGTTGTTTGGTAAAGCCATTGCTAACGTAAATGAGCATGCTTCTATCAGTCAGTTATTTAGGATAGATTAA
- a CDS encoding 50S ribosomal protein L25/general stress protein Ctc — protein MKSIAISGSPRENVGKRDAKELRYQGMIPAVLYGGATQTHFAVSAADLKQVVYTPDVQFVDLDINGTTAQAIIKDMQFHPLTDEILHVDFLQLDENKPVTIEIPIRLTGTSPGVKMGGKLVQKLRKLRVKALPGNHLDNIEVSIEGLEVGKSVRVRDISVPNLTITNTPEDTILSITTSRALRQAEQEAAKGK, from the coding sequence ATGAAATCAATTGCTATTAGCGGTTCTCCGAGAGAGAACGTAGGGAAACGCGACGCTAAAGAACTGCGTTACCAGGGCATGATCCCTGCAGTACTTTACGGTGGTGCTACACAAACCCACTTTGCAGTGTCCGCAGCTGATTTGAAACAGGTTGTTTATACACCCGATGTTCAATTCGTAGACTTAGACATTAACGGTACTACAGCTCAGGCTATCATTAAAGACATGCAGTTTCACCCGTTAACCGACGAAATTCTGCACGTTGACTTTTTACAGTTAGACGAGAACAAACCGGTAACTATCGAAATTCCAATCCGTTTAACCGGTACTTCTCCTGGTGTTAAAATGGGTGGTAAATTGGTACAAAAGCTGCGTAAATTGCGCGTTAAAGCTTTACCTGGTAACCACTTAGATAACATCGAAGTAAGCATCGAAGGTTTAGAAGTAGGTAAATCAGTTCGTGTACGCGACATCAGCGTTCCAAACCTGACTATCACTAACACTCCCGAAGATACTATCTTATCTATTACTACTTCTCGTGCACTGCGTCAGGCTGAGCAAGAAGCTGCAAAAGGTAAATAA
- the pth gene encoding aminoacyl-tRNA hydrolase has product MKYLIVGLGNIGPEYKDTRHNIGFMILDEMAKQEGTQFHNMRLAYYTEVSHKGRMLHLIKPTTYMNLSGKALSYWMQQLKIPVENVLVLVDDLALPFGTLRLKPKGSAAGHNGLKHIEQVLGHNNYARLRFGISNNYPKGRQVDYVLSGFDHDEQPELPALMDRSIEMIKSFAAVGSELTMTRFNK; this is encoded by the coding sequence ATGAAGTATTTAATAGTAGGCTTAGGCAACATCGGACCTGAATACAAAGATACCCGCCACAATATCGGTTTTATGATATTGGATGAAATGGCCAAGCAGGAAGGCACTCAATTTCATAACATGCGGTTGGCTTACTATACCGAAGTTAGCCACAAAGGCCGTATGCTGCACTTAATTAAACCTACTACCTACATGAATCTGAGCGGCAAAGCTTTAAGTTATTGGATGCAGCAACTTAAAATACCTGTCGAAAATGTGTTAGTTTTGGTGGATGACCTTGCTTTGCCCTTCGGAACGCTACGCCTCAAACCCAAGGGCAGCGCCGCCGGGCATAACGGGTTGAAACATATTGAGCAGGTATTAGGACATAATAACTATGCACGCTTACGGTTTGGTATCAGCAATAACTATCCCAAAGGCCGTCAGGTAGATTACGTGTTAAGCGGATTTGACCATGATGAGCAACCCGAATTGCCGGCACTGATGGATCGTTCTATTGAAATGATTAAAAGCTTCGCTGCTGTAGGTTCGGAATTAACAATGACCCGATTTAACAAATAA
- a CDS encoding TonB-dependent receptor has product MIKHLLVTILILLATCFAGFSQTNSSATIIIKGIVADSVKKQPLAYVTVALTDAVTNQPVKSTFTKEDGSFILNNIAVKPYKLNLVFVGYGTKIINLDHPGQTSNLGQLLMSVSSNQLKAVTITHVKPLMKREVDRISYDVQADPENKVITVLDMMRRVPLLSVDATDNIKLQGNTNYKILINGKPSALIARNPADVFRSMPASNIQKIEVITTPPAKYDAEGLAGIINIITKKDVEQGYNGSINTRYSNLWGPGVNLNLTVKQGKLGIGGYAGYNKRNELTTGFSNINQSSTTTDVNAPNYEFSDLRQSGTNTNSGRYAYGTTELTYEADSLNLLTGTFEYYGGKGNSDRDLSSTLTSTNANNSNSYRSYNNVDNKDSGFGAGLNYQLGFKRNKEQLLTGSYKYNYSANNQFNNIEFLQRINYNNPNYRQYNNSGSKEHTLQLDYVQPQKKLNIETGAKAIFRNNFSDSYNEILSSTGQYVTDPAQLSNFKYQQNVYSLYNSYQLKFNDKWVAKGGLRLEHTTVNANAAIDQRYSNLIPSISVQRTFKSSSLNLAYTDRIQRPGIWQLNPFINSQNPNLINVGNPDLQAVVSHVIELNYSNFKKGSVNVGLNYKFANNTVENITVINPVTAVSVSTFQNVGANKRLGIDFNVNYPLFNNKFNFNLNSQLVRVWLKGYVNNVLFNTRGFQGHTFAGAGYKFDNGYRLGLNFDFDSRYVLLQGRDNYWLGYAASASKEFWDKKATFSAYINTPFQKFRTIDNTIRTPTSYQLTLNDVFARAFNFSFNYKFGKLNSELKKNKRGISNDDVGSSSRN; this is encoded by the coding sequence ATGATTAAACACTTACTTGTCACCATACTCATTTTACTGGCAACCTGCTTTGCAGGGTTTTCTCAAACTAATTCTTCGGCAACTATAATTATTAAAGGTATAGTAGCCGATTCTGTAAAAAAACAGCCGTTGGCTTATGTAACTGTAGCTCTTACTGATGCTGTTACCAACCAACCTGTTAAAAGTACATTTACAAAAGAAGATGGTAGCTTCATCTTAAACAACATCGCCGTAAAACCTTACAAGCTCAACTTGGTTTTTGTGGGTTATGGCACTAAAATAATCAATCTTGATCATCCCGGCCAAACAAGTAATTTAGGACAGTTACTAATGAGTGTATCCAGTAATCAGTTAAAGGCGGTCACCATAACCCATGTTAAGCCTCTGATGAAACGAGAGGTAGACCGTATTAGTTATGACGTGCAGGCCGACCCGGAAAATAAAGTGATTACTGTACTGGATATGATGCGCCGTGTTCCGCTACTATCGGTTGATGCTACTGATAACATCAAGTTACAAGGTAATACCAATTATAAAATACTCATTAACGGTAAACCGTCGGCGCTAATAGCACGCAACCCAGCTGATGTGTTCCGGTCGATGCCTGCCAGTAATATTCAAAAAATTGAAGTAATTACCACGCCGCCCGCTAAGTATGACGCAGAAGGATTGGCTGGTATTATCAACATTATTACAAAAAAAGATGTTGAGCAGGGATACAATGGTAGTATCAATACCAGATACAGCAATCTTTGGGGCCCGGGTGTTAATTTAAATTTAACGGTAAAGCAAGGCAAACTGGGTATAGGCGGTTATGCTGGATACAATAAGCGTAATGAATTAACAACGGGCTTTTCTAATATTAATCAAAGCAGTACAACAACAGATGTGAACGCACCCAATTATGAGTTTTCAGATTTAAGGCAATCGGGCACAAATACTAACAGCGGCCGTTATGCTTATGGCACCACCGAGCTTACTTATGAAGCTGACAGCCTGAACCTGCTCACAGGTACTTTTGAATATTATGGTGGTAAAGGCAATTCCGACCGCGATTTATCAAGTACCCTAACCAGTACCAATGCCAATAACAGCAATAGTTATAGGTCATATAACAATGTTGATAATAAAGACAGTGGATTTGGCGCAGGGCTTAATTATCAATTAGGTTTTAAGCGCAACAAAGAACAGCTATTAACCGGATCGTATAAATATAATTACTCAGCTAACAATCAGTTTAACAATATTGAGTTTCTGCAACGCATTAACTATAACAACCCTAACTACCGGCAGTACAACAACTCGGGCAGTAAAGAGCATACCCTGCAACTGGATTATGTACAACCGCAAAAAAAGCTAAACATTGAGACTGGGGCAAAAGCCATATTCCGCAATAATTTTAGCGATTCGTACAATGAGATATTGAGCAGCACGGGGCAATATGTAACCGACCCTGCGCAGCTTAGTAATTTTAAATACCAACAAAACGTATACAGCCTGTACAACTCCTATCAATTAAAGTTTAATGATAAATGGGTAGCTAAAGGTGGTCTGCGCCTGGAGCATACTACCGTAAACGCCAATGCAGCAATAGATCAGCGGTATTCTAACCTTATACCATCCATATCGGTACAACGCACCTTCAAAAGCAGTAGTTTAAATTTGGCTTATACTGACAGGATACAGCGCCCGGGTATATGGCAGCTTAATCCGTTCATCAACAGCCAAAATCCTAATTTAATCAACGTAGGTAATCCGGACCTTCAGGCTGTAGTGAGCCATGTTATCGAATTAAATTACAGCAATTTTAAAAAGGGGTCTGTAAACGTAGGGCTTAACTACAAGTTTGCCAACAACACGGTTGAGAATATTACGGTGATTAACCCAGTCACAGCGGTAAGCGTAAGTACTTTTCAAAACGTAGGAGCAAACAAGCGTTTAGGTATTGATTTTAATGTAAACTATCCTTTATTCAATAATAAGTTCAATTTTAATCTGAACAGCCAGTTAGTAAGGGTGTGGCTTAAAGGGTATGTGAATAACGTGCTGTTTAATACTCGCGGTTTTCAAGGACATACATTTGCAGGTGCCGGCTACAAGTTTGATAACGGCTACCGCTTAGGGCTAAACTTTGATTTTGACAGCCGCTATGTATTGCTGCAAGGACGCGACAATTACTGGTTGGGATATGCGGCCAGTGCCTCTAAAGAGTTTTGGGACAAAAAAGCTACTTTTTCTGCTTATATCAATACGCCATTTCAAAAGTTCCGTACTATTGATAATACCATCCGCACACCAACTTCCTATCAGCTAACACTCAATGATGTGTTTGCCCGCGCTTTTAATTTTAGCTTTAACTATAAATTTGGCAAGCTGAACAGCGAACTTAAAAAGAACAAGCGGGGCATCAGTAACGACGACGTAGGCAGTAGCAGCAGAAATTAA
- a CDS encoding Spx/MgsR family RNA polymerase-binding regulatory protein produces MKVYGITNCNTVKKALDWLKKNHVEFEFHDFKKLGISPEKLREWNETAGYEAFLNKQGLTWKQLDAETKATVQTAAEALPLLQQKTSMIKRPVIEDNGFLYFGFNEEAYLKHFGK; encoded by the coding sequence ATGAAAGTATATGGCATTACCAACTGCAATACCGTTAAAAAGGCTTTAGACTGGTTAAAGAAAAACCATGTCGAATTTGAATTTCACGACTTCAAAAAGCTGGGCATCTCGCCCGAAAAATTACGGGAGTGGAACGAAACGGCCGGCTACGAAGCCTTTTTAAATAAGCAAGGTCTGACCTGGAAACAGCTGGATGCCGAAACCAAAGCAACGGTACAAACAGCTGCTGAAGCCTTGCCATTGCTACAGCAAAAAACCAGTATGATTAAGCGCCCGGTGATCGAAGATAACGGCTTTCTGTATTTTGGTTTTAATGAAGAGGCTTACCTTAAGCACTTTGGTAAGTAA
- a CDS encoding M1 family metallopeptidase: MKLSFVAGLSLALMAVTGLSRAQQQADPAASKYSYTDAFGPLFYQKNGNEFRAASGEPGPRYWQNRADYQLSAHLNDQTNEITGSEVLTYTNNSPQKLGFLWMQLDQNLFKQDSRGSAIIPLSGSRNGGRGAFTNGYNIKSVRVNDADVKFLINDTRMQIFLPKEVTPNGGQVKVKIEYSFTEPDYGSDRTGIQQTKNGKIFSIAQWYPRMCVYDDVMGWNTVPYSGPGEFYLEYGDFDLAITVPASHIVLASGELQNPQEVYTAEQQKRWAQAAQSNETVMIRTQDEVTQASSRPAGKQELTWRFKIRNARDASWGSSASFMVDAAKINLPSGKKCISVSAYPVESMGKLAWGRSTEYTKKAIEHYSSKWFEFPYPVASTVAGNLGGMEYPGIVFCSSRSRGAGLWGVNDHEFGHTWFPMIVGSNERLYGWMDEGFNTFINTLSTAAFNNGEYKDRVMDMHRVGALFTRPDVEAILNTPAGLKERNNGLLLYSKPGAGLTMLRETILGPERFDFAFRTYIDRWAFKHPTPDDFFRTMENASGESLQWFWRGWFLNNWRLDVAVRDVKYVDNDASKGALITLDNLEKMAMPVILEIKEKGGKTERIKLPVEIWERNNTWTFKYPSTSEIESVTYDPDKVLPDYNESNNTFKK; this comes from the coding sequence ATGAAATTAAGCTTTGTAGCCGGTTTATCGCTGGCTTTAATGGCTGTTACCGGCTTAAGCCGTGCACAACAGCAAGCCGACCCGGCAGCTTCTAAGTACAGCTACACCGATGCTTTTGGTCCGCTGTTTTATCAAAAAAACGGTAACGAGTTCAGGGCGGCGAGTGGCGAGCCAGGTCCGCGTTACTGGCAAAATCGTGCTGATTACCAGTTATCGGCCCACCTTAACGATCAAACCAACGAAATTACTGGGAGCGAGGTGTTAACTTACACCAACAATAGTCCGCAAAAGCTGGGCTTTTTATGGATGCAGCTCGATCAGAACTTGTTTAAGCAGGATTCTCGCGGCAGTGCCATCATCCCGTTAAGCGGTAGCCGTAATGGTGGCCGTGGTGCGTTTACCAATGGCTATAACATCAAGTCGGTTAGGGTTAATGATGCAGATGTGAAATTCCTGATTAATGATACCCGCATGCAGATTTTTCTGCCTAAAGAGGTTACTCCTAATGGCGGCCAGGTAAAAGTAAAGATTGAGTATTCTTTTACAGAACCTGATTATGGCTCGGACCGTACCGGTATACAGCAAACTAAAAACGGTAAAATATTCAGTATTGCCCAGTGGTACCCACGCATGTGTGTGTATGACGACGTGATGGGGTGGAATACCGTACCTTACAGCGGACCGGGCGAGTTTTACTTGGAGTATGGCGATTTTGATTTAGCCATTACGGTTCCGGCAAGCCATATTGTACTGGCCTCCGGCGAATTACAAAACCCGCAGGAAGTATATACTGCCGAGCAGCAAAAGCGCTGGGCGCAAGCCGCGCAAAGCAACGAAACCGTAATGATTCGTACTCAGGACGAGGTGACTCAGGCTTCTTCGCGTCCGGCAGGAAAGCAAGAATTAACCTGGCGTTTTAAAATCCGCAATGCCCGTGATGCATCGTGGGGTTCATCAGCCTCATTTATGGTTGATGCTGCTAAAATCAATTTACCGAGCGGTAAAAAGTGTATTTCGGTATCTGCTTACCCGGTGGAATCTATGGGTAAATTGGCTTGGGGACGCTCAACCGAGTATACTAAAAAAGCTATTGAGCATTACTCGTCAAAATGGTTCGAATTCCCTTACCCGGTAGCTTCTACCGTTGCAGGTAATTTAGGTGGTATGGAATATCCGGGTATCGTTTTCTGTAGCAGCCGCAGCAGAGGAGCTGGTTTATGGGGTGTAAACGATCATGAGTTTGGCCATACATGGTTCCCGATGATTGTAGGTTCAAACGAGCGCTTATATGGTTGGATGGACGAAGGTTTTAATACTTTCATCAATACACTTTCGACCGCTGCTTTCAACAATGGTGAATACAAAGACCGCGTTATGGATATGCACCGCGTAGGTGCTTTGTTCACCCGCCCGGATGTGGAAGCTATATTGAACACACCTGCCGGTTTAAAAGAACGCAATAATGGTTTACTGCTATATTCAAAACCAGGTGCAGGTTTAACTATGCTGCGCGAAACCATATTAGGCCCCGAGCGCTTTGACTTTGCTTTCCGTACTTATATTGATCGTTGGGCATTTAAACACCCAACACCGGATGACTTTTTCCGCACGATGGAGAACGCCTCTGGCGAAAGTTTACAATGGTTTTGGCGCGGGTGGTTTTTAAATAACTGGCGTTTGGACGTTGCCGTGCGCGACGTAAAATACGTTGACAACGATGCCAGTAAAGGTGCACTAATTACCTTAGATAATTTAGAGAAGATGGCCATGCCGGTTATACTCGAAATTAAAGAGAAAGGCGGTAAAACGGAGCGTATTAAGCTACCGGTTGAAATTTGGGAGCGTAACAACACCTGGACTTTCAAATACCCGTCCACTTCAGAAATTGAGTCAGTTACTTACGACCCGGATAAAGTATTGCCTGATTACAACGAATCAAATAATACTTTTAAAAAGTAG
- the cdaA gene encoding diadenylate cyclase CdaA: MQSIDLSPFKTNLFFNILDILLVAILIYQLYNLIRGTIAANIFIGLAMLCVLYFIVKALDMKLLTTILGNFMNVGIIAIIVVFQQEIRRFLLLVGRNASLQRNRTWWRYFLGKSDVEKDNYKRIKPIIDACKSMKQTHTGALIVFVKDYDEQIFQTSCEVMDAKISKRLIETIFQKNGPLHDGAVIISGNKIKSASCILPLTDNSDLPAQFGLRHRAGIGVTEANDASAIIVSEETGEISYAKQGRVKMNISFAELEKLLNKDY; encoded by the coding sequence ATGCAGTCGATAGACTTAAGCCCATTTAAAACCAACCTGTTTTTTAACATATTAGATATATTACTGGTAGCCATTTTAATCTACCAGTTATACAATTTAATACGTGGCACTATTGCGGCAAATATATTTATTGGCCTGGCCATGTTATGTGTGCTTTACTTTATTGTAAAAGCGCTGGATATGAAATTGCTGACTACCATTTTAGGCAATTTTATGAATGTGGGTATCATCGCTATTATTGTTGTCTTTCAGCAAGAAATCAGGCGGTTTTTGTTGCTGGTAGGGCGTAATGCATCTTTGCAGCGTAACAGGACGTGGTGGCGGTATTTTTTAGGAAAATCGGATGTGGAGAAAGATAACTACAAACGTATTAAGCCCATTATAGACGCCTGCAAGAGCATGAAACAAACGCATACCGGTGCGCTAATTGTTTTTGTGAAGGATTACGACGAGCAAATTTTTCAAACCAGTTGTGAAGTGATGGATGCCAAAATTTCGAAAAGACTTATTGAAACCATATTTCAAAAAAACGGACCGTTGCATGACGGTGCGGTTATCATATCGGGCAATAAAATTAAATCGGCCAGTTGTATTTTGCCTTTAACCGATAATAGTGATTTGCCTGCACAATTTGGGCTGCGCCACAGGGCGGGTATTGGTGTTACTGAGGCTAATGATGCTTCTGCCATCATAGTATCAGAAGAAACCGGCGAAATATCTTATGCTAAACAGGGGCGGGTAAAAATGAACATTAGCTTTGCCGAACTCGAAAAGCTGCTTAATAAAGATTACTAA